The Natranaeroarchaeum aerophilus DNA window GACGACGTGAATCGCCTCGAAGTCCTCGATCGCACTCGTCACGAAATCGGCCGTCTCAGGGTCAGTCTCACGCGTCAAAATATAATCGACTTCCGTGAGACCGATCGTGGAAAACGCTCCGCCCGCACGGCGTGCTTCGTCGATCGCATCGGCTGCCAGTTCCCACTGGTCATCCCTGAACCCGAACTCCAGCCAGACCCACGAATCGAGGTAGATCACCGTCCCCAGTCCCGGCGTTCGCGCTCAATCAGTTCGGACGCATCGAGATCGTACGGTGCAGCACGATCCTGTGCCGCTTCGAGACGTTCCATGGGATCACTGGGGACGGCGACGAGGCGAACACTGCCGTCCTCCTCGAACCGGAACAGGATCTTCTCACCCTGTTCGAGATTCAGCCGTTCTCGAACCGCTTTCGGGATCGTGACCTGCCCTTTGCTGGTGACGGTTGCTTCGTAAGACATTCTGTGTTTCTCCTTACAAAATATTTGGTCGCCTTACTCAAAAGCGTACTGCCAGCTCACGCACTCAACCGCCAGATCTCGAAATTCAGCACCGCGGCGAACGTGACCCATGCCAGATACGGCACCAGCAGGGCAGCCGCCCGTCGGTCAACCCGATCGAAGACGTAAATCGTCGCGACGATGGCCGTCCAGAGGACGCCGATGATCACGAGCCCCCAGCCGGGCTCCTGTTGCCCGAAGAATACCGGCGTCCACGTCACGTTGATCGCCATCTGGGCGGCGAAGACGCCAAATGCGAGCTTGACGTCACGTCGCCCGAACCCACGCCGCCAGAGGAGAAAGAGGGCGACGCCCATCAGGGTAAACAGGAGCGTCCAGACGATCGGGAACGCGATCTCCGGTGGATAGAACCAGGGCCGTTCGATCCATGAGGTATCTGCCCCCGCGAAGACGGCCGGCAGCGCGCCGACGACGTTGACGCCGACGATGAACCCGGCCAGGGCGAGTAGATCGCGCCCGTCGAGGTCGTCGAAGCGGCCCCTGATGTCCGCGGAGGTCGAGTGGCTCATGGGTGAATAAAGGAGGCGAAGGCTGGTAGCCGTTTGGGTCGGGCGAACCCTTTTAGTAGAATACGCACCATCTCGCAGATGTGCCAGAGTCCAACGGGTACATGCGCTTTTTCCCCTACGACGAGCCCTACGAGAACCAGCGAGAGGCGATGGACCGCATCTACAACGGGCTCTCCCGCGGGCAGGACGTCCTCTTCGAGGGGGCCTGCGGGACGGGAAAGACGCTCTCGGCGCTCGTGCCCGCACTGGAGTACGCCCGCGAGGCGGACAAAACGGTCGTCATCACAACGAACGTCCACCAGCAGATGCGTCAGTTCGTCCACGAGGCCCGCCAGATCACGAAACGGGAGTCGATCCGGGCGATCGTCTTCCGCGGGAAATCCTCGATGTGTCACATCGACGTCGACTACGAGGAGTGTCAGGTGCTGCGGGACAACACCTACGATCTGGTCGATGCAGAACGCGACAAAGAGCAGTTAGAACGGCGCGAACAGGAGCTGCTGGAAGCCAGTCAGGAGGGCGACGAGCGCGCCACGGAGGCCCGGAGCGCCGTGATGGACGAACTCGACGCGCTCGAAGAACAGGTCGAGAACCTGCAGGAACAGAACACCTGCGAGTACTACTACGAGAACCTCACTGCCGATACTGACGCCTTTTACAACTGGCTCTACGAGGACGTCCGGACGCCCGACGAGATCTACGAGCACGCCGGCGAGCAGGGCTTCTGTGGCTACGAACTCCTCAAGGAGGGGATCGAGGGCGTTGATCTGGTCGTCTGTAACTACCACCACCTGCTCGACCCGACCATCCGCGAACAGTTCTTCCGCTGGCTCGGTCGCGAGCCCGACGACGTCATCACCGTCTTCGACGAGGCCCACAACGTCGAGGGGTCGGCCCGCGAACACGCAACCAAGACGCTCACCGAGAACACGCTCGACGCCGCGCTGGACGAGCTAAAAGAGAGCGACGACCTGCGGGCCGAGCAGGCCGAGAACGTCATCCGAACGTTCAGAGACGCCCTCGTGGAGACGTACGAGGACTCCTTTGGTTTCGGCGGGCGCGACGGGGTCGACGAGAACTGGGAGGACGTCGCCATCGCCAACGAGGAGGGCCGGGACGACCTCACCAGAGCGTTCCTGCAGGGGTACACCGGGCGCGGGATCGACGACGACATCGAGTCGGCCCGAAAGCTGGGGCGCGAGCTTGAGGAGGAGTACGAGGAGGCCTACAAGAGCGGCGAGTCGAGCACGCGCCAGGAGTGTCAGACGATCGCCGCCGCACGGTTCCTGGAGTCGTGGATGGCCGACGGAACGGAACTCGGGAAGTATCCGGTCGTCTCGGTCCGACGTAACGAGGGAACCGGCGAGGTGTACGGCCGCGCGGAGCTGTACACCTGCATCCCCAGAGAGGTGACCGGCGAGCTGTTCGAGGAGGTCCACGCTGCCGTCCTGATGAGCGCAACCCTGCGCCCGTTCGACGTGTTCGAGGACGTTCTCGGACTGGAGAGCCCCGTCACGCTGGCCTACGGGCTGCAGTTCCCCCCGGAGAACCGCCGCACCTACGCCGTCGGGACGCCACCCCTATTCGCCAGCGACCGCGAGGATCCCGAAGTGCAGGGTGCCGTTGCGGACACGCTCGCCGACGCCGCCGAGTTCACGCCCGGGAACACGCTCGCGTTTTTCCCCAGCTATAGCGAGGCCGAGCGATACCACGGACACCTGCAGTCGGCCATTCCGACCGACAGCCTCTACCTCGATCAGGCCGGAACGAGCGCCGAGGAGCTCCGCCAGTCCTTCGTCGACGACGACGGCGGTGTCTTGCTGACCTCGCTGTGGGGGACCCTCTCGGAGGGGGTGAGCTTCGACGGTGACGACGCCCACACCGTCGCCGTCGTTGGGGTCCCGTACCCGCATCTCGACGACCGCTCCGAGGCGGTACAGGAGGCCTACGACGCCGCGTTCAGCGGACGGGCGGGCGTCGACGACGCCGGCTGGCGCTACGCCGTCGAGATCCCGACGATCCGGAAGACACGACAGGCACTCGGCCGGGTGCTTCGCTCGCCCGAGGACGTCGGCGTGCGGATCCTGCTGGATTCGCGCTATACCGCCGAGAAGGAGCGTGACCTCGGGAAGTACAGCGTCAGGGATGCGTTCCCCGCCGAGGAACGCGAGGAGATGCTTGACGTCGATCCGGAGAAACTCAAATTCGCCATGCTCAATTTCTACACCGATCACGACGCATACGATGGCGCGCCGCCGACGCCCTGACGGCCAGAACGGTTTTGTTCGACCGGCGTCCGTGTGCGGGTATGCATCGACGGCGTGTTCTACTCGGAATGGGGAGTCTCGTCGCGCTGGCTGGCTGTAACGGCCAGTCGGGCGACGACGGGAACGGCGAGGAAGAGGATGGAGACGAAAAGAACGGAGAGGAGGAGATCGACCCGACCTATCCCGCTGGCTTCGATGAATACGGCGTCACTGACGCCGACGAGGCCCTCGCAGGCCACGAGGCGGCAATCGCCGACAGGCCGGTTCATGGCCAGACCACGATCGAGCTGACAATCCCAACCGACGACGGCGAGGACCGTGTCCAGCAGCTGTCACTGACGACGCGAGCCGACGGCGCTGGCACGGAGTACTCCCGGATCGACCTGACCGAGAGCACCGCCGAGACCTACCGGGACGGCGACGGGCTCGTCTACACGCGGATCGACGACGGTGAGAACGTCCAGTACGAGGCCGACGAGATCGAGACGCCCGAGGCTGTCTCGCTTGGGACGTTCGGCCCGGCGCTCGCGGCCGCTGATCTCGAACTGGAGGATGTGTCCGACGACGATCCACGACGACTCACCTACAGCGGTTCCGGCGTACTCGACGAGAATACGACGTTCGGTGACGTCGAGGATGTCGAGACGCAGATCGTCGTCGACGAGGAGGGTGCGTTCCACTCCTTTAGCGTCTCCTACACCGTGCCCGACGGTGCGGACGTCGAGGCGAGTTTCGAGTTCACGTACGACGACGTTACTGTCGAGGAACCCGACTGGCTCGACGAGGCACGGGAGTAGCGGAACTCACTTCTCGACGTCCAGCAGCGCGACCCGCTCACGCACGAGCTCCGCGAGCGACGCGTCCGTCGCGGCCAGCTCCGCGGCACCGATATCGAAGAACTCCCGGAGCAGTTCCTCGTTGGCGTGCTCGGTCGCGAGCGTCGGGCTTGGCGTCAGATCGAGTCGCGATTCGAGCGCCGCGATCGCACCCGCTTCGTCGGCCGACTCCTCGTGCCCGTCGACGAGCACGACCGCTTCATTGTCGCCTGCTTCGAGCCCCATTTCGAGTGCCTTGTTGATCTGTCGCCGACCGGCGGCGTACAGCAGTATCTCCACGGACCGATCGCGTGCCACGTTCTCGCCACGCTCAATTGCCCGGTCGGCAAGGGCAAGGGCTCGTTCGAGATGCAGTCGGCCAGCGACGTACCGGCCGTCGAAGGCCTGGATCGTGCAGTCGTACTCATCGCCAATCGCTGCGAGCGTTTCGATGAACGCGTCGAGATCCCCGACGACGAGTTCCCCCTCGAGTAACTCCATTCAGAAATCACCCAGACTGGCCTGTCCGGCGTCCTCGGTTGCCTCGCCGTCCGAGCGGTCGCCGTTTGACTCCCCGTTCGAATCGCTACCGGGCCGAACGCTCTCGTCCGGACTCACCTCGTCCATCGAGTAGTCCTGCCGTCCGGCGTTTTCGAGGATGGTCTCGGCGGTCTTCGTGCGCCCCCGGAGCGCGCCGAGGACGACCGATTTGTCGGCCTCGCGAAGCTGTGATCGGTTCTGGACCCCCGCGTCGTAGAGCCGCCGGGCGCGTTTTCGCCCGACACTGCGGACGCCCGCGAGTTCGAGCAGCTCGTCGCTGACGCCGTACTCCACGCGCTTTCTGGCCTCGCGGATCGACGGCGTGACGTCCAGATCGAGATCGGAAGCAAGCTGTTCGGCCGCGTTGAGCAGCCACTCGGCGGTGTCGACCTTGCCACGAACGTCTCCCGGACCGACGCCGTACCGCTCGGTGATCCGGTCCTCGTCGACCTCCTCGGCCCAGTCTTCGAGCATTCGAGCTGTTTTGAGTGCCGACAGCCAGCTCTCGAAGCGGACGTCCTCGAACTCGCTTGG harbors:
- a CDS encoding type II toxin-antitoxin system VapC family toxin, encoding MIYLDSWVWLEFGFRDDQWELAADAIDEARRAGGAFSTIGLTEVDYILTRETDPETADFVTSAIEDFEAIHVVPVSTEIAIYASELRSKYYERRERELSYADAIHLATASVLDCDRLYTGDSDFQDLDEVDTIVHWPRKSER
- a CDS encoding AbrB/MazE/SpoVT family DNA-binding domain-containing protein, whose protein sequence is MSYEATVTSKGQVTIPKAVRERLNLEQGEKILFRFEEDGSVRLVAVPSDPMERLEAAQDRAAPYDLDASELIERERRDWGR
- a CDS encoding TspO/MBR family protein, translating into MSHSTSADIRGRFDDLDGRDLLALAGFIVGVNVVGALPAVFAGADTSWIERPWFYPPEIAFPIVWTLLFTLMGVALFLLWRRGFGRRDVKLAFGVFAAQMAINVTWTPVFFGQQEPGWGLVIIGVLWTAIVATIYVFDRVDRRAAALLVPYLAWVTFAAVLNFEIWRLSA
- a CDS encoding ATP-dependent DNA helicase, with translation MPESNGYMRFFPYDEPYENQREAMDRIYNGLSRGQDVLFEGACGTGKTLSALVPALEYAREADKTVVITTNVHQQMRQFVHEARQITKRESIRAIVFRGKSSMCHIDVDYEECQVLRDNTYDLVDAERDKEQLERREQELLEASQEGDERATEARSAVMDELDALEEQVENLQEQNTCEYYYENLTADTDAFYNWLYEDVRTPDEIYEHAGEQGFCGYELLKEGIEGVDLVVCNYHHLLDPTIREQFFRWLGREPDDVITVFDEAHNVEGSAREHATKTLTENTLDAALDELKESDDLRAEQAENVIRTFRDALVETYEDSFGFGGRDGVDENWEDVAIANEEGRDDLTRAFLQGYTGRGIDDDIESARKLGRELEEEYEEAYKSGESSTRQECQTIAAARFLESWMADGTELGKYPVVSVRRNEGTGEVYGRAELYTCIPREVTGELFEEVHAAVLMSATLRPFDVFEDVLGLESPVTLAYGLQFPPENRRTYAVGTPPLFASDREDPEVQGAVADTLADAAEFTPGNTLAFFPSYSEAERYHGHLQSAIPTDSLYLDQAGTSAEELRQSFVDDDGGVLLTSLWGTLSEGVSFDGDDAHTVAVVGVPYPHLDDRSEAVQEAYDAAFSGRAGVDDAGWRYAVEIPTIRKTRQALGRVLRSPEDVGVRILLDSRYTAEKERDLGKYSVRDAFPAEEREEMLDVDPEKLKFAMLNFYTDHDAYDGAPPTP
- a CDS encoding DUF7537 family lipoprotein, whose amino-acid sequence is MHRRRVLLGMGSLVALAGCNGQSGDDGNGEEEDGDEKNGEEEIDPTYPAGFDEYGVTDADEALAGHEAAIADRPVHGQTTIELTIPTDDGEDRVQQLSLTTRADGAGTEYSRIDLTESTAETYRDGDGLVYTRIDDGENVQYEADEIETPEAVSLGTFGPALAAADLELEDVSDDDPRRLTYSGSGVLDENTTFGDVEDVETQIVVDEEGAFHSFSVSYTVPDGADVEASFEFTYDDVTVEEPDWLDEARE
- the cgi121 gene encoding KEOPS complex subunit Cgi121; this encodes MELLEGELVVGDLDAFIETLAAIGDEYDCTIQAFDGRYVAGRLHLERALALADRAIERGENVARDRSVEILLYAAGRRQINKALEMGLEAGDNEAVVLVDGHEESADEAGAIAALESRLDLTPSPTLATEHANEELLREFFDIGAAELAATDASLAELVRERVALLDVEK